Proteins encoded in a region of the Zunongwangia endophytica genome:
- the pyrF gene encoding orotidine-5'-phosphate decarboxylase, whose amino-acid sequence MTTQELVEQIRKKESFLCIGLDVDLKKIPTYLLSEEDPIFSFNKAIIDATHQFCVAYKPNTAFYEACGIEGWQALQKTIDYLHDNYPEIYTIADAKRGDIGNTSKMYAKTFLKDMGFDSVTVAPYMGKDSVEPFLEFEDKHTILLSLTSNEGAYDFQTLTSDDTEIYKRVLETSKTWENSENLMYVVGATKAEYLAEVRKIVPESFLLVPGVGAQGGKLEDVCKYGMTKDVGLLVNSSRKIIYASTNNNFAEVAAAKAEILQQQMAEELKKFK is encoded by the coding sequence ATGACTACCCAGGAATTAGTTGAGCAGATTAGAAAAAAAGAATCATTTTTATGTATTGGTCTGGATGTGGATCTTAAAAAAATTCCAACTTATCTGCTTTCCGAAGAAGATCCTATATTTAGTTTTAATAAAGCCATTATAGATGCTACGCACCAATTTTGCGTGGCTTATAAACCAAATACCGCTTTTTATGAAGCTTGCGGTATAGAAGGTTGGCAGGCCTTACAAAAGACGATTGACTATCTACACGATAACTATCCTGAAATTTATACCATTGCAGATGCAAAAAGAGGAGATATTGGTAATACCTCAAAAATGTATGCCAAGACTTTCTTGAAGGATATGGGGTTTGATTCGGTTACTGTTGCTCCTTATATGGGAAAAGATTCAGTAGAACCTTTTTTAGAATTCGAAGATAAGCATACTATTTTATTGTCTTTAACTTCGAATGAAGGTGCCTACGATTTCCAAACCTTAACTTCAGATGATACTGAAATTTATAAAAGAGTATTAGAGACTTCTAAAACCTGGGAAAACTCAGAGAATTTGATGTATGTAGTGGGAGCAACGAAGGCAGAATATCTTGCAGAAGTGCGTAAAATCGTTCCTGAAAGTTTTCTATTAGTACCCGGAGTAGGAGCTCAGGGAGGTAAACTTGAAGATGTTTGTAAATATGGAATGACAAAAGATGTAGGCTTGTTAGTAAACAGCTCTCGTAAGATTATTTATGCATCCACAAATAATAATTTCGCTGAAGTTGCTGCAGCAAAAGCAGAAATCTTGCAACAGCAAATGGCAGAGGAATTAAAGAAATTCAAATAA
- a CDS encoding ABC transporter substrate-binding protein, with amino-acid sequence MVIFDHLGRKLSFPNTPKRIVSLVPSQTELLVDLGLIDSLVGITKFCIHPENLRKQKLVVGGTKSVHFDKIAELNPDIILCNKEENTKEMVAELEKIAPVHVSEVSGVAQSLQLITEYGKLFNAEKEAEFFVSKIESKLQILSEKIQNKKWESCVYLIWKDPYMAAGSDTFINELLQLNKLENKIVSTRYPEVSLEQLKEYAPDMVLLSSEPFPFNDDHVVQLRILGLNAIKVDGEYFSWYGSRLEKAIDYFIYSVAQFSTSG; translated from the coding sequence ATGGTCATTTTTGATCATTTAGGCCGAAAATTATCTTTTCCTAACACTCCGAAACGTATAGTTTCTTTGGTGCCTAGCCAAACAGAACTTCTGGTCGATCTGGGATTGATAGATAGTTTAGTTGGCATAACTAAATTTTGCATTCATCCCGAAAATCTTCGAAAACAGAAATTAGTCGTCGGCGGTACAAAATCAGTTCATTTCGATAAAATCGCAGAGCTAAATCCTGATATTATTTTATGTAATAAGGAAGAAAATACCAAAGAAATGGTAGCGGAATTAGAGAAAATTGCTCCTGTTCATGTTTCTGAGGTTTCTGGTGTAGCGCAATCGCTTCAACTTATTACAGAATATGGAAAACTCTTCAATGCTGAAAAGGAAGCTGAATTTTTTGTAAGTAAAATTGAAAGTAAATTACAAATTCTTTCAGAAAAAATTCAGAATAAAAAATGGGAATCTTGCGTTTATTTAATTTGGAAGGATCCATATATGGCTGCAGGTAGTGATACTTTTATCAATGAATTACTGCAATTAAATAAGTTGGAAAATAAAATTGTATCAACGAGATATCCAGAGGTTAGTTTAGAGCAGTTAAAAGAATATGCTCCAGATATGGTTTTGTTATCTAGTGAACCTTTTCCTTTTAACGATGATCATGTAGTGCAATTAAGAATATTGGGATTAAACGCTATTAAAGTAGACGGAGAATATTTTAGTTGGTATGGATCGAGATTAGAAAAAGCTATAGATTATTTTATTTATTCAGTTGCCCAATTTTCAACTTCAGGATAA
- a CDS encoding Lacal_2735 family protein, which translates to MFKILRQKSKEECMCEKYTQLMHKAYKLALVDKERSDRINAKAKKILQELRRMHYPEVENWATE; encoded by the coding sequence ATGTTTAAAATACTAAGACAAAAATCGAAAGAAGAATGCATGTGTGAGAAATACACCCAGCTAATGCATAAAGCCTATAAGTTGGCACTTGTAGATAAAGAGCGTAGTGATAGAATTAACGCTAAAGCAAAAAAGATATTGCAGGAATTGCGAAGAATGCATTATCCTGAAGTTGAAAATTGGGCAACTGAATAA
- a CDS encoding DUF4197 domain-containing protein, with amino-acid sequence MKKIFSLILVFTLVSCSELQNIASQLPQSGYGVSNNEIASGLRQALDFGIDKQVTKLTQEDGFFRNELVRIALPPELQKVDKTLRDVGLGSLADQGLKVLNRAAEDAVKEATPIFVDAVKGITFNDARTILLGQEDAATQYLVGRTKTQLYDKFNPVITNSLEKVGALSVWSNIIEKYNSIPLTRNVNPDLADYVTTEALQGVYTMIAVEEKDIRTDLSARSTELLRRVFSLQD; translated from the coding sequence ATGAAAAAGATCTTTAGCCTAATTCTAGTATTCACATTAGTATCCTGTTCAGAACTTCAAAATATAGCAAGCCAGTTACCGCAGAGTGGTTATGGTGTTTCAAATAACGAGATTGCTTCAGGCTTACGCCAAGCCTTAGATTTTGGGATCGATAAGCAAGTAACCAAGTTAACGCAGGAAGATGGCTTCTTCAGAAATGAATTAGTTAGAATTGCGCTTCCGCCGGAATTACAAAAAGTAGATAAAACCTTAAGAGATGTTGGTTTAGGAAGTTTAGCCGATCAAGGTCTAAAAGTATTAAATCGCGCTGCCGAGGATGCCGTGAAAGAAGCAACTCCTATTTTTGTTGATGCAGTAAAAGGCATCACGTTTAATGATGCTCGCACGATTCTTTTAGGACAGGAAGATGCTGCCACTCAATATTTAGTTGGCAGAACGAAAACACAACTTTACGATAAATTTAATCCGGTAATTACCAATTCTCTAGAAAAAGTTGGAGCGTTATCTGTTTGGAGCAATATAATTGAAAAGTACAATAGCATTCCACTAACAAGAAATGTAAATCCCGATCTTGCGGACTATGTTACTACTGAAGCATTGCAAGGCGTTTACACGATGATTGCGGTAGAAGAAAAAGATATTAGAACCGATCTTTCGGCAAGATCAACAGAGTTACTTCGACGTGTATTTTCACTTCAAGACTAA
- a CDS encoding catalase-related domain-containing protein, with protein sequence MNYTQPGNLYRVMNEEAKSNLVSNTVGSLS encoded by the coding sequence ATGAACTACACACAACCGGGTAATTTATACCGAGTGATGAACGAAGAAGCAAAATCTAATTTAGTTTCAAACACAGTTGGATCTTTGAGTTAG
- the purU gene encoding formyltetrahydrofolate deformylase, with the protein MAKVTLLINCKDTSGIIAAITNFFNDRNGNIVYIDQYVDTENGIFFMRLENEFSERFDIAEIRAGFETHIAEKYNMNWKIYAEERILKMAVFVSKYDHCLYDILGRYKAGELGVEIPFILSNHAELEPIAKAFEIPFYHVPVTKATKAEAEQKQLALLKEFEVDFIVLARYMQIISDELIAEFPNNIINIHHSFLPAFAGAKPYHSAYKRGVKIIGATCHYVTAELDAGPIIEQDIARISHSHSIKDLILKGRDLEKIVFSRGIKLHIQRKTMVFNNKTVIFT; encoded by the coding sequence ATGGCTAAAGTTACATTACTTATAAATTGCAAAGATACTAGCGGAATCATCGCTGCTATCACCAATTTTTTTAATGACAGAAACGGAAATATTGTTTATATCGACCAATATGTAGATACTGAAAACGGTATTTTCTTTATGCGTTTAGAAAATGAGTTTTCTGAACGTTTTGATATTGCTGAAATAAGGGCAGGTTTTGAAACTCATATTGCTGAAAAATACAACATGAATTGGAAAATTTATGCTGAAGAACGAATCCTGAAAATGGCTGTTTTTGTATCAAAATATGATCATTGCCTTTATGATATTCTGGGTAGATATAAAGCCGGTGAACTTGGTGTTGAAATACCATTTATTCTAAGCAATCATGCCGAACTTGAACCTATTGCCAAAGCATTTGAGATCCCTTTTTACCATGTTCCTGTAACTAAAGCTACTAAAGCCGAAGCAGAGCAAAAACAATTGGCATTATTGAAAGAATTTGAAGTTGATTTTATTGTTTTGGCGCGTTACATGCAAATTATTTCTGATGAGCTTATTGCTGAATTTCCTAATAATATTATCAATATTCATCATTCATTTTTACCAGCTTTCGCTGGCGCCAAACCATATCATTCAGCTTACAAACGCGGAGTAAAGATTATTGGTGCTACCTGCCATTATGTTACTGCCGAATTAGATGCTGGACCGATTATCGAACAGGATATTGCTCGCATTTCGCATTCGCACTCTATTAAAGATTTAATTTTAAAAGGTCGGGATTTAGAAAAAATTGTTTTTTCTCGCGGAATAAAACTTCATATTCAACGAAAAACTATGGTATTTAATAATAAGACCGTCATTTTTACATAG